Proteins found in one Bacteroidota bacterium genomic segment:
- a CDS encoding fibronectin type III domain-containing protein, with translation MLKKLTLIIIILTFTIKVFAFNIIRICEKENDITIIWNVVNDTCQKFNKYEIYGRESATDNFKKIDENKSYFNNEYVHIGAGTVSNNWEYFIVAIIQCGNQKMIYSDTLNIDKNPPKKINIDSVSVKNGRVIIGWEKSKDKDTKGYIVYYVNGAMNIIIDTLIGNTNTYFTDKAIRDPRNQTFVYKVVAMDSCENLSIFSDKHNNIKLNISQNFCSKTVSLNWNRYIAWDIDSINYEILVKIEGKNKFKILYTVAGSVQDIVINNLENDTNYVFKIRARNLNNNFTSSSNELEIKTNFINTPESIYLRNVSVKSDNEIEIKWEIRQKGDIKKFNIYRGI, from the coding sequence ATGTTAAAAAAATTAACATTAATAATAATAATTTTAACTTTTACTATTAAAGTTTTCGCATTCAATATAATAAGAATATGTGAAAAGGAAAATGATATTACAATAATTTGGAATGTTGTAAATGATACATGTCAGAAATTTAATAAATATGAGATATACGGTAGAGAAAGTGCTACTGATAATTTTAAAAAAATAGACGAAAATAAAAGTTATTTTAATAATGAATATGTACATATAGGAGCTGGTACTGTTTCAAATAATTGGGAATATTTTATAGTTGCAATTATACAATGCGGAAATCAAAAAATGATTTATTCCGATACATTGAATATTGATAAAAATCCACCAAAAAAAATAAATATTGATTCTGTAAGTGTAAAAAACGGAAGAGTAATTATTGGATGGGAAAAGAGTAAGGATAAAGATACTAAAGGATATATCGTTTATTACGTAAATGGTGCTATGAATATAATCATTGATACTTTAATAGGAAATACAAATACATATTTTACGGATAAAGCGATAAGAGATCCAAGAAATCAGACTTTTGTTTATAAAGTTGTTGCAATGGATAGTTGCGAAAATCTGAGTATTTTTTCTGATAAACATAATAATATAAAATTAAATATAAGTCAAAACTTTTGTAGTAAAACTGTAAGTTTAAATTGGAACAGATATATAGCGTGGGATATTGATAGTATTAATTATGAGATATTAGTGAAGATTGAGGGGAAAAACAAATTTAAAATATTATACACAGTTGCTGGTTCCGTGCAAGATATTGTGATAAATAATTTAGAAAATGATACTAATTATGTTTTTAAAATCAGAGCAAGGAATTTAAATAATAATTTTACATCAAGTTCAAACGAGCTTGAGATAAAAACAAATTTTATTAATACTCCTGAAAGTATTTATTTGAGAAATGTAAGTGTTAAAAGTGATAATGAAATAGAAATAAAATGGGAAATTAGACAAAAAGGAGATATAAAAAAGTTTAATATTTACAGAGGAATA